TGTCGGAGAGGTTAAAGGATTTGGAAAACGAGGGAATTATAAAGCGAGATGTATTTCCAGAAACTCCCGTTCGCATCGAATATTCGTTAACTGAAAAAGGGATCGCTTTAGAACCCGTTATGAGAGAAATGGAGAAATGGTCGGAAAATTGGGTGGGGACAGATCGTTAACAACTTTTCGTCCCAATCTCTTTTTCTATATACAGATTAGTGTTGACAAGAAACTCAATTCATACGCGTCACCTGTTCATTTCACTAGTATAAAACTAAATTAAACGTCAATAAGAGTTGTTTATGGCACTATAAAAATGTAGGGAATGGCATTCACCGAAAGGTGCAAAGTCGAGCGCTATTATTTATAGTATTGTAGAAACGGCAAAGGAGAATGGACTAAGTCCATTTGAATATTTGAAGTATCTATTTGAACGGTTGCCAAATATTGATACAACAAATAAAGAGGCATTAGATCAGCTCTTGCCATGGTCAGCAAGTATTCCATTACATTGTCAAAGCCCAAAATAAAATCTTAACTAAAGTATAAACAAACCCATACCTGAATAATAGGTGTGGGTTATTTGACGCTTACCATATCTGAAAGGACATTTAAGATATCATATCTCATAAGAGGTGGACACGTATGACAACAGCAATTAAAACACTTTCGGCAATCGTCTATAATCGTAAATCAAGAGGAGAATTAGAGGACTTACAAAAACACAAAAAGGAATTATTGTCCTACTGTGAACGTAATAATTTTAGTTTTGCTTACTTTGAAGAAATAGCTTTCAGCGTCGATGAGGAACGAATCGAATATTTAAAGTTAATCAAGGAAATTGAATCAGCTAAATATTACGTTTTGGTCATAACGGATTTATCACGATTAACACGAAATTTAAAGCAACAGCTTGAGTTATTTGAACTACTTGAGAAATATAATATGATTGTTCACAGCCGATTAGACGGAATCATTAACCCATCAGATAGCATGGGTGAAATGATGTCCGTTATCAAAGGCATGTTTAACCAATCAGCGTATAAAGAAACGTCTAAGAAAATGCACTTAGGACGCTTGCAAAGTGCCAGAGAAGGTAAGTGGGTTGGCGTACCGCCTTATGGCTACAAAATGAACAAGGAGACTCTACGATTAGAACCTGACGAAATTGAAGCACCTAACGCAAGGCGTATCTTTATGGAGGTTATAGAAGGATATTCAATTACTGACATTAGTGTAGGTTCAATTCCAGAGATACTATTTTATTTATATTGCTCATTAAAATTTATAGATTAACTTCATCTATTTCTATCTCAGACAAATCGATAAATTCTAGTTCCATTTCTGCTTCTGCTTTCGAACGATAAACGGTAATTTTATCATAGGGTTTCAAGTTGTCTTGCCATGATTCTATATTACTCAGAAAACCTTCTCCGTTTTCAGAGATTAGCAAGCATTCTAAATCCTTATTGATATAACAGAGTGGTGCGTCACTTTCTAGGTCACATTGTTGTCCAACGGTTCCGATAAATCCACCTTTACTATCTTTTGCCATAATATCTACATGTGGAACCGTATAAAATTCTAAATGTGGAATATAATCGTTAGCATATTTTTGATACTCCTCATTTCTATCATAAACACTCATAGAATAAATTGTTGTACCTGCTGATATAATCTCAGTTTCTTTTAAAAATACAGTTATGGCCCCAGTTAATTCTGTTCTATCTAGATAAACTTTTCGCATCTTTTACCTCCGTCAAATCTATATTTATGCAGATATCCATGTTGCTTTAATGTACGGTCAATTAAGCTTTGTACAATCATTATCAACAAAGAAAAGCCAATTAAAAACAGGAGAATTTCTAGTAAGTAGTCCAAATTAATCCACTCCACTTCTAAAATCATACGTTTCGTAAGGTAGTTCTACTTTCTATCTCAAAGTTCTTTTTCAGTAATTATCTTATATAAAATCTCTGAGTCCTTTATTGGAAGTTTGATATATTTTGCTTGACTTTCAGCAATTATCTCTAATCTATCTCTAATCTATCTCTATTTGGAGTCACCCATATAGCATAGTTAATCGAACCCAAGCTAAAACGATATTCAGGAGGAGATGCCATATCCACTTCAACGTTCTCTTCCCATTCAGCGTTTTCAATTATTTCTGCAACAGTCTTTATTTCATCAGGTTTAACAACTTCTTTTATATTTTTATAGTCTTCACTTTCGCGTTTCTCAACTGTAAACGGTTTTACTTCAACATCTTCAGTTTGTGGAATCACTGATTGTATTTCTTGTGGTGCTTTTATTGTTTCTTCTTGATTACAACCAACTAATGCAAAACACAATACGATAAATAATGTAAATACACCTATCCTTTTCATACCCATCCCCCTTTTTCATTAAAAGGTACTTTCAAGATATAGCCTTAATTCCGCAAAATGGCCCGTTTGCGGAATTGTCCTTATCACACAAACACACCCAATTCAGGAACAATTTACTTTACTCAGATATAATCATTGGTTGAACGTTTATTAACCAGGTTGTCTCACTTTTTATTTACCGAAAAGGAAAAGCCGCTGACGATTAACACAATGGCAGCTTTGCCTCTTCATTTCCCTTTAAAGAAAAATGAAGAGATAAGGAGTAAAGTCGAAATTATAATACCTCCCAATTGAAATGCTTCCAAACTTTCTACAGAAAATTTGGTCGCTAATCCTGTCACATGTAATAAAAGCAGGATTGCCATGGAACCCATTATTACAGCGAAAGAGACTTTTTGAATTGTCCTTCTTTTGCATGTATTCTCCTTTCCCAACGTATCCATCCTTTCAAACTCTAAATTTCCTCTCCTGTACAGTTTATTAATGTGAACTTTATGTATTTAGATTGAATTTCATTACTAGTTGTTGTATCCATTGGCAATCACGCCTGGCAGCGTCATTTTACAATGTTGTCTGATTTTAGAATCATTACACTCTTTCTTCTTAACAGTATTATACCAATAATATACAAAAAACTTTAATAAAAAGAAAAAGCACCGCTGTATGCGATGCTGTATACTGCTGTAACACTTACTTTCGGTTTGAT
The Sporosarcina sp. P33 genome window above contains:
- a CDS encoding helix-turn-helix domain-containing protein, with amino-acid sequence MEKLICPRFEKALGYLSQKWTGLIIYHLLPGPQRFCTIESSIGVSGRVLSERLKDLENEGIIKRDVFPETPVRIEYSLTEKGIALEPVMREMEKWSENWVGTDR
- a CDS encoding recombinase family protein; the protein is MTTAIKTLSAIVYNRKSRGELEDLQKHKKELLSYCERNNFSFAYFEEIAFSVDEERIEYLKLIKEIESAKYYVLVITDLSRLTRNLKQQLELFELLEKYNMIVHSRLDGIINPSDSMGEMMSVIKGMFNQSAYKETSKKMHLGRLQSAREGKWVGVPPYGYKMNKETLRLEPDEIEAPNARRIFMEVIEGYSITDISVGSIPEILFYLYCSLKFID